One Halomonas sp. M4R1S46 genomic window carries:
- a CDS encoding ribulose-bisphosphate carboxylase large subunit family protein, producing MATSRNPGQSPRLTASYRIETPCDPERAAEAMAGEQSSGTFLKLAGETEALRERHAARVEAVTRRETVATPSLPGALPGEAYTRADVTLSWPLENIGASLPNLLATVLGNLTELRELSGIRLMDMGLPTRFIEALPGPQYAIDGTRSLTGVGHGPLIGTIIKPSVGLSPEETAALVKQLIEAGIDFIKDDELIADPPYSPLRERVPAVMRVIEEHAQRTGRKPMYAFNITGDTDEMRHRHDLVRDHGGTCVMASVNWIGLGALVALRRHAQLAIHGHRNGWGLFYRHPQIGMSYRAYQVLLRLAGADHLHVNGLASKFAEADASVIDSARACLRPLLERPGRDDRAMPVFSSAQTVHQAHATFTQLQSTDLIYTCGGGIMAHPDGVAAGCRSIRAAWEAASSGVSLEDHANQEPDLAVALRAFRSPFSG from the coding sequence ATGGCGACTTCCCGGAACCCGGGGCAGAGTCCGCGGCTCACCGCCAGCTATCGCATTGAAACTCCATGCGACCCCGAACGGGCCGCCGAGGCGATGGCCGGCGAACAATCTTCCGGCACCTTCCTCAAGCTGGCAGGGGAGACCGAGGCCCTGCGTGAACGGCATGCCGCCCGGGTCGAAGCGGTGACCCGTCGGGAGACGGTCGCCACGCCGTCCCTGCCGGGAGCCCTTCCCGGGGAGGCCTATACACGAGCCGACGTGACCCTGTCATGGCCGCTCGAGAACATCGGGGCCAGCCTGCCCAATCTGCTTGCCACGGTGCTGGGCAACCTCACCGAGCTGCGGGAACTCTCCGGCATTCGCTTGATGGACATGGGACTGCCGACCCGCTTCATCGAGGCGTTGCCCGGCCCACAATACGCGATTGACGGCACACGATCCTTGACCGGTGTGGGGCACGGTCCCCTGATCGGCACCATCATCAAGCCCAGTGTCGGGCTGTCTCCGGAGGAGACGGCGGCCCTGGTCAAACAGCTCATCGAGGCCGGGATCGACTTCATCAAGGACGACGAGTTGATCGCCGATCCTCCCTATTCGCCATTGCGCGAGCGGGTCCCCGCTGTCATGCGGGTCATCGAGGAGCACGCCCAACGGACCGGGCGCAAGCCGATGTATGCCTTCAATATCACCGGCGACACTGACGAGATGCGCCATCGTCACGACCTGGTCCGCGACCATGGAGGGACCTGCGTCATGGCGAGCGTCAACTGGATCGGCCTGGGGGCCCTGGTGGCGCTGCGACGCCATGCGCAATTAGCGATTCATGGCCATCGCAACGGGTGGGGACTGTTCTATCGCCACCCGCAGATCGGCATGAGCTATCGCGCCTATCAGGTACTGCTGAGACTGGCGGGGGCCGACCACCTGCACGTCAATGGACTCGCCAGTAAGTTCGCCGAAGCCGATGCGTCGGTGATCGACTCCGCCCGTGCCTGCCTGAGGCCGCTGCTTGAACGGCCGGGGAGAGATGACCGCGCCATGCCGGTGTTTTCCTCGGCGCAAACCGTTCATCAGGCCCATGCCACCTTCACTCAGTTGCAGTCGACCGATCTCATTTACACCTGCGGGGGAGGCATCATGGCTCACCCCGACGGAGTCGCGGCCGGATGCCGCAGCATACGTGCCGCCTGGGAGGCCGCGTCCAGCGGGGTCTCCCTGGAGGATCACGCCAACCAGGAACCCGACCTCGCGGTCGCGTTGCGGGCCTTTCGCAGCCCGTTTTCAGGATGA
- a CDS encoding TRAP transporter small permease, giving the protein MKTAERITNAIDLCWKLLTAVVMTAFALMLIIMAIQVISRYALGMAVPWTDEASRYLFLAEIFLGSVLALRYQEHIRITVVTDLLPTPLRHVANALADLVCMLVLLMLIVGAWNMMERTAGVMASTFNMSFSYIYLIQMVSALLMMGIFLSDLCLRIVAARQLTHKQSRSH; this is encoded by the coding sequence GTGAAAACCGCGGAACGCATCACCAATGCGATCGACCTGTGCTGGAAGCTGTTGACCGCTGTCGTCATGACGGCCTTCGCCCTGATGCTGATCATCATGGCCATCCAGGTCATCTCGCGCTATGCCCTGGGCATGGCGGTCCCCTGGACCGATGAAGCCTCCCGCTATCTGTTCCTGGCGGAAATCTTCCTGGGGTCTGTACTGGCGCTACGTTACCAGGAGCACATCCGCATCACCGTGGTGACGGATCTCCTGCCGACCCCGCTGCGTCATGTGGCGAACGCCCTGGCGGACCTCGTCTGCATGCTGGTGCTGCTGATGCTGATCGTCGGCGCCTGGAACATGATGGAGCGAACCGCAGGGGTCATGGCCAGCACCTTCAACATGAGCTTTTCCTACATTTATCTGATCCAGATGGTTTCCGCCCTTCTCATGATGGGCATCTTCCTCAGCGACCTGTGCCTGCGCATCGTCGCTGCCCGTCAGCTCACCCACAAACAAAGCCGGAGTCACTGA
- a CDS encoding UvrD-helicase domain-containing protein produces the protein MKSLSCSNGLQMLEIDLLSVKRGHVSAPAGYGKTQLIADSLMGNDANKPVLILTHTNAGVAALRKRLSVRGVPRNAYILQTLDGWALRLLKAYPQRSGIDTRRLTISNPGRDYPAIQGAARRLVASGDIDTIIQASYSHLIVDEYQDCSIAQHDMTVACAGLLPTVVLGDPMQSVFGFAGPRVDWTTLPYIFPETHALNTPWRWNNAGSPEIGRWLASARNSLCNGEPIYINNLPDGVKRSAIPPPNARIREEAKILRELGRHGQVLIIGPSTEEARRHEFARRNPGVTVVEPVELRRMMRFANQLDLQDPMSAVAESSRLAQDVMTKIMSVSDFRSRIERILQRGTSRFTLTEADRAALDLMSDPTYQAVSRLLHAFRDSAQTRIFRPTIYEATQNALSRVISRDHPDLISAAQAERDARRYHERTAGKMAVGSTLLLKGLEAESCMIMNAHTLDRYQLYVALTRGSRAIHIWSNSDTLQPGMNR, from the coding sequence ATGAAATCTCTAAGCTGTTCGAATGGGCTGCAGATGCTTGAGATTGATTTGCTATCGGTCAAGCGTGGGCACGTTAGCGCGCCGGCAGGCTACGGCAAGACTCAGCTAATCGCTGACAGCCTGATGGGTAACGACGCTAACAAGCCAGTGCTGATCCTAACCCACACAAACGCCGGCGTCGCCGCGCTACGCAAGCGCTTGAGCGTACGCGGCGTGCCAAGAAATGCTTATATCCTCCAGACTCTGGACGGTTGGGCACTTCGTCTCTTAAAAGCTTATCCTCAACGCTCGGGCATCGATACACGAAGGCTCACGATTTCCAATCCGGGCCGGGATTATCCGGCGATACAGGGAGCGGCTCGTCGCCTGGTTGCTAGTGGTGACATCGACACCATCATTCAGGCGAGTTACAGCCATCTCATTGTTGATGAGTACCAAGATTGCTCGATCGCACAGCACGATATGACTGTTGCCTGCGCTGGGCTCTTACCGACCGTGGTCCTCGGTGATCCGATGCAGTCGGTCTTCGGCTTCGCCGGACCGCGCGTAGACTGGACGACTTTGCCCTACATCTTCCCGGAAACGCATGCCCTCAACACGCCTTGGCGCTGGAACAACGCCGGCTCGCCCGAAATAGGGCGGTGGCTCGCTAGCGCAAGAAATTCGCTGTGTAACGGCGAGCCAATTTATATTAATAATCTTCCCGACGGAGTGAAACGTTCTGCGATACCACCACCGAACGCCCGCATACGAGAAGAAGCTAAAATCTTGCGAGAACTTGGTCGACACGGTCAAGTGTTGATCATCGGTCCAAGCACTGAAGAAGCTAGACGACATGAGTTTGCACGACGCAATCCAGGGGTCACTGTTGTGGAACCAGTTGAGCTTCGCCGAATGATGAGGTTTGCCAATCAGCTCGACTTGCAAGACCCCATGAGCGCTGTCGCTGAGAGTTCAAGGCTGGCGCAAGATGTGATGACAAAAATCATGTCTGTAAGTGACTTTCGATCTCGTATCGAGCGTATCCTCCAACGCGGAACCAGTCGATTCACTCTCACCGAAGCCGATCGAGCAGCGCTTGATCTCATGTCGGATCCGACCTATCAGGCCGTTTCGAGATTGCTGCATGCATTCCGTGACAGCGCCCAAACCCGCATCTTCAGACCGACGATTTACGAAGCCACACAAAACGCGCTGTCACGTGTGATTTCACGCGATCATCCCGATCTGATATCAGCCGCGCAGGCTGAACGCGATGCGCGTCGATACCATGAACGCACCGCCGGCAAAATGGCCGTCGGTAGCACTTTGCTGCTGAAGGGGCTCGAAGCGGAAAGTTGCATGATCATGAATGCCCACACGCTAGATCGCTATCAACTCTATGTGGCTCTAACACGGGGCTCACGGGCGATCCATATCTGGTCGAATAGTGACACGCTACAACCTGGCATGAATCGATAA
- a CDS encoding NAD-dependent epimerase/dehydratase family protein, with protein MSVLITGGLGHVGSWVAYQLAKKGKKVVICDMAASHFDRLGLDYLEEVRDQLILESIDVLDYHSLFELMLRHRDDLEGVIHGVSVIAGPHFQTRPYKHISINASGTLNVLETCRILGIDKVVNMSSGAVYGDAPGPQHEATPYKATDLYGATKIAGELYGLQYTDTFGMDVRNARLFFVYGPGKRPSHMHQVYQAMFGPLEGLDDIQAPNGSEQALDWTHVHDTAAGIVQLFEKEGVIHRNFNISSGVTVEHLDIVEHVADVVGKRSNVQLGPGPFVIRGAPLDISLAKQELGFSPRFTDIREGLRDYWEWLKDVKA; from the coding sequence ATGTCCGTATTGATCACCGGCGGGCTCGGCCACGTCGGCTCCTGGGTGGCCTACCAACTAGCCAAGAAGGGCAAGAAAGTTGTCATCTGCGATATGGCGGCCAGTCACTTCGACCGACTGGGCCTCGACTACCTGGAAGAGGTTCGCGACCAGCTGATCCTGGAAAGCATCGATGTGCTGGATTACCACAGCCTCTTCGAGCTGATGCTGCGTCACCGCGATGACCTGGAAGGGGTGATCCATGGCGTCTCGGTGATTGCCGGCCCGCATTTCCAGACCCGTCCGTATAAGCACATCTCGATCAATGCCAGCGGGACCCTCAATGTACTCGAGACCTGCCGGATCCTGGGCATCGACAAGGTCGTCAACATGAGCTCCGGCGCCGTCTATGGCGATGCGCCGGGTCCCCAGCACGAGGCGACGCCCTACAAGGCGACCGACCTCTACGGCGCCACCAAGATCGCCGGCGAGCTCTACGGCCTGCAATACACCGACACCTTCGGCATGGACGTCAGGAACGCGCGGTTGTTCTTCGTCTACGGCCCCGGCAAGCGGCCGTCGCACATGCACCAGGTCTATCAGGCCATGTTCGGTCCACTGGAGGGCCTGGATGACATTCAGGCCCCCAACGGCTCGGAGCAGGCACTGGACTGGACTCATGTCCATGACACGGCGGCGGGCATCGTGCAACTGTTCGAGAAGGAGGGTGTCATCCACCGCAACTTCAATATCTCTAGCGGGGTGACCGTGGAGCATCTCGACATCGTCGAGCACGTCGCCGACGTCGTCGGCAAGCGCTCCAACGTTCAGCTTGGGCCGGGACCGTTCGTGATTCGCGGGGCCCCGCTGGATATCTCGCTGGCAAAGCAGGAACTCGGCTTCTCCCCGCGGTTCACCGACATTCGTGAGGGGCTTCGCGATTACTGGGAGTGGCTGAAGGATGTTAAGGCTTGA
- a CDS encoding TRAP transporter substrate-binding protein — protein sequence MKTIKASGIVLAGLVTLGTAVNASAEELAIAIHVEPSHAMFKVGERLKQSIEEQTDGEYSVTLLGTEVGGERDHLEGASYGEYAIALGGSMPMTLYAEKFAAADLPFVYGSSDEAREVYRGESGDLLNEQLIANGNIRLVGLSARNPRNLTSNFPVKTPEDIEGVRMRVPEIAPWIKIWEQTGALPSPIAWPEVYTSLQTGVIEMQENPVDLIHAGKLYEVQDYINRTEHVYSFFHWLMNEDFYQGLSEEDREIILGAIEEATSWGDEMVANGEEEMYAKLKDEGMEVVEPDVAAFRSAAEPAIREIANGYHPSVRDYVLSLIE from the coding sequence ATGAAGACAATAAAAGCTAGCGGCATCGTGCTCGCCGGTCTCGTCACTCTGGGAACCGCAGTGAACGCCTCTGCCGAGGAGTTGGCCATCGCCATTCACGTGGAACCTTCGCACGCCATGTTCAAGGTTGGTGAACGGCTCAAGCAGAGCATCGAGGAACAGACCGACGGCGAGTACTCGGTGACTCTGCTGGGTACCGAGGTCGGCGGCGAACGCGACCACCTGGAGGGGGCCAGCTACGGGGAGTATGCCATCGCCCTGGGGGGCTCAATGCCCATGACCCTGTATGCCGAGAAATTCGCCGCCGCTGACCTGCCGTTCGTCTACGGCTCCAGCGACGAGGCCCGCGAGGTCTATCGGGGCGAGAGCGGTGACTTGCTCAACGAGCAGTTGATCGCCAACGGCAACATCCGCCTTGTAGGACTCTCGGCACGCAATCCGCGCAACCTGACTTCCAACTTCCCTGTCAAGACGCCGGAGGACATCGAGGGCGTGCGCATGCGGGTGCCCGAGATCGCCCCCTGGATCAAGATCTGGGAGCAGACCGGCGCGCTGCCGAGTCCCATTGCCTGGCCCGAGGTCTACACCTCGCTGCAGACCGGGGTGATCGAGATGCAGGAGAACCCGGTCGACTTGATCCACGCCGGCAAGCTCTACGAGGTGCAGGACTACATCAACCGCACCGAGCACGTGTACTCCTTCTTCCACTGGCTGATGAACGAGGACTTCTATCAGGGGCTATCCGAGGAGGATCGCGAGATCATCCTCGGGGCTATCGAGGAAGCCACCAGCTGGGGTGACGAGATGGTCGCCAATGGCGAGGAAGAGATGTACGCCAAGCTCAAGGATGAAGGGATGGAAGTTGTGGAACCGGATGTTGCGGCCTTCCGCAGCGCTGCGGAACCCGCCATCCGCGAGATCGCCAATGGCTACCATCCCTCGGTACGTGACTACGTGCTGTCGCTGATCGAGTGA
- a CDS encoding TRAP transporter large permease codes for MEVFAIMFIGLIVLLMIGVPVAFAMIASSALVLGYTRGFDAIPLEMISQRTLYGVNSFTLLAIPAFLFIGRLMNSAGISDRVFDVARTMVGHFKGGLGHVNVVASMLFAGMSGSAVADAGGLGALEIKAMEDDGYPTGFSAAVTASSATIGPIIPPSIPAVIYGALANASIAAIFLASIIPGLFMGLGLMVMVAIISHRRGFPTRARARLDEFLRAISRGLLPMLTPLIIIVGILSGVFTPTEASVVALLYCMIISFLVYRSITFRDFLGILRATAIDTAALLFIIAGSALYSWVLARYQVTALVADFLLATVTDPLALILLLAAFILLIGLFIDSVPALFLLTPLLVPVVTQYGIDPVHFGVVMIFTLMIGLITPPVGTVLFTIQKITGMSFVGLVRETIPFYIPLFVVLLIITCFPAIVMFLPNLVLN; via the coding sequence ATGGAAGTGTTCGCCATCATGTTCATCGGCCTGATCGTCCTGCTGATGATCGGAGTGCCCGTGGCCTTCGCCATGATCGCCTCCTCCGCGTTGGTGCTGGGCTATACGCGGGGGTTCGATGCCATCCCCCTGGAGATGATCTCCCAGCGCACCCTCTATGGGGTCAACAGTTTCACCCTGCTGGCGATTCCGGCCTTCCTGTTCATCGGGCGGTTGATGAATTCGGCGGGCATCTCGGATCGCGTCTTCGACGTCGCCCGCACCATGGTCGGCCATTTCAAGGGCGGACTCGGCCATGTCAACGTGGTAGCCAGCATGCTCTTCGCCGGGATGTCCGGGTCGGCGGTCGCCGATGCCGGCGGGCTCGGCGCGCTGGAGATCAAGGCCATGGAGGATGACGGCTACCCGACGGGCTTCAGTGCTGCGGTGACCGCCAGTTCGGCCACTATCGGTCCGATCATTCCGCCGAGCATTCCCGCGGTCATCTACGGCGCGCTGGCCAATGCCTCGATTGCCGCCATCTTCCTGGCTTCGATCATTCCCGGGCTGTTCATGGGGCTGGGGCTGATGGTCATGGTGGCGATCATTTCCCATCGCCGTGGTTTTCCCACCCGGGCCAGGGCGCGTCTCGACGAGTTCCTGCGGGCCATCTCGCGGGGCCTGCTGCCGATGCTGACTCCGCTGATCATCATCGTGGGGATCCTCTCGGGCGTGTTTACCCCCACCGAGGCCTCGGTTGTCGCGCTCCTCTATTGCATGATCATCTCATTCCTGGTCTACCGCTCGATCACCTTCCGTGACTTCCTGGGCATCCTGCGAGCCACGGCCATCGATACCGCTGCGCTGCTGTTCATCATCGCCGGCAGTGCCCTCTACAGCTGGGTACTGGCGCGCTACCAGGTCACCGCGCTGGTGGCGGACTTCCTGCTCGCCACCGTGACCGATCCCCTGGCGCTGATCCTGTTGCTGGCCGCGTTCATCCTGCTGATCGGCCTGTTCATCGACTCGGTGCCGGCGCTGTTCCTGCTCACGCCGCTGCTGGTGCCGGTGGTGACGCAATACGGTATCGATCCCGTGCACTTCGGCGTAGTGATGATCTTCACCCTGATGATCGGCTTGATCACGCCCCCGGTGGGGACGGTTCTGTTCACCATACAGAAAATCACCGGCATGTCGTTCGTGGGGCTGGTGCGGGAGACCATTCCCTTCTACATCCCGCTGTTCGTGGTGCTGCTGATCATCACCTGCTTCCCGGCGATCGTCATGTTCCTGCCCAACCTGGTGCTCAACTGA
- a CDS encoding LacI family DNA-binding transcriptional regulator, with product MANEKPVPRGRRRHHGDNRITIGDVAKEAGVAPITVSRALNTPDKVSAKLRERVDQAVARLGYVPNLIAGGLASAGTRVIPVVVPSLSILTFIEVVHGIQQTLENAGYQVLLGSTDFDLDREATLVDSVLGYSPSGVILTGLRHHDRTVRRLQAWGRPVIEIMELGTSCIDMNVGIDNRRAGACMARHLLDRGYRRIAFLGVGMTRDYRAQQRYEGHREELAAAGVESDLLFASEAPSSYSAGRQVFLEAMEARPDLEAIHFANDNLAAGALLEANRRGIRVPEDIAMGSYLGLSLGEHLTPRLTTVSVPRFEMGVEAAKLLLECLEGRSPSRPRIDIGYRLTVREST from the coding sequence ATGGCGAACGAGAAGCCGGTGCCCCGGGGAAGACGCCGCCACCACGGCGATAACCGGATCACCATCGGTGATGTGGCGAAGGAAGCCGGGGTGGCCCCGATCACGGTATCGCGTGCCTTGAATACGCCGGACAAGGTATCGGCAAAATTACGCGAACGCGTCGACCAGGCCGTGGCGAGATTGGGCTACGTGCCGAACCTTATCGCCGGCGGACTGGCGTCGGCGGGTACGCGAGTCATCCCCGTCGTGGTGCCATCGTTGTCGATCTTGACCTTCATCGAGGTAGTACATGGCATCCAGCAGACCCTCGAGAATGCTGGCTACCAGGTGTTGCTGGGGTCGACCGATTTCGACTTGGACCGTGAGGCGACGCTGGTCGATTCAGTGCTGGGTTACTCGCCATCGGGGGTGATCCTGACAGGTCTGCGGCATCACGACAGAACCGTGCGACGCCTCCAGGCCTGGGGACGGCCGGTGATCGAGATCATGGAGCTGGGCACATCCTGCATCGACATGAATGTGGGCATCGACAATCGCAGGGCCGGCGCCTGCATGGCCCGGCACCTGCTTGATCGTGGCTATCGTCGCATCGCCTTCCTTGGGGTTGGGATGACGCGTGACTATCGCGCGCAACAACGTTACGAAGGGCATCGCGAAGAGCTGGCCGCGGCGGGGGTCGAGAGTGATCTGTTGTTCGCAAGCGAGGCGCCGTCGTCTTATTCGGCCGGACGCCAGGTGTTCCTCGAGGCAATGGAGGCCCGCCCCGACCTCGAGGCGATTCACTTCGCCAATGACAACCTGGCCGCTGGCGCGCTCCTCGAGGCCAACCGGCGAGGCATCCGCGTGCCGGAGGACATCGCCATGGGCAGCTACCTTGGCCTGTCACTCGGGGAACACCTGACGCCCAGGCTCACCACCGTCTCGGTACCGCGTTTCGAGATGGGAGTGGAGGCAGCGAAGCTGCTGTTGGAGTGCCTGGAAGGTCGGTCACCCTCGCGGCCTCGCATCGATATCGGCTATCGATTGACCGTCCGCGAAAGCACCTGA
- a CDS encoding ATP-dependent nuclease, which produces MARIAKISIRNFRAIRSFDWSPRPGFNCLLGSGDSGKSSVLEAIAWCLSANVNRSATDADFYKLDLEIPIEISLTLIDLPERLLAFEPFGPYHRGFNHDTDEVEDEPGPGLEIAFSVTLRIDWTMQGRWSLDTDRIVVEAERHAMALRMLRRLSLLQLQGDNASQLTFGRGSVLFNLADDQLELNGALASAARAARDAFGGAANAQLKDTLERVHQIAGHLGINAAANAVASLDASQVTLRPGNVVLQDHLSIPLTRLGLGSSRLLIAGLQQEAKAGADIGLVDELESGLEPHRIVRLLQTLGAKSSDPTFQVFATTHSPVVVRELSVDQLVRVQNVDGIVKMPPMDAVSSLQGTLRSYPEAFLSTSVIVCEGAGEVGLIRGLDLHRIDKGKYSLSAYGTALVNAGGCDNILACAEAFHSLGYRVAILRDDDKQPHADHENALVAGGCLLAKWPQGYALEHAVFLGLPGSHGLAVVRHAIELYGLEAIEDQVRNQLPNGSAFDFELSELIGVLDDAERQACAKAAMSRSKSWFKKRGIGVMETIAYEVIGPALEDCEPWMKDEISKLFEWAADA; this is translated from the coding sequence ATGGCTCGGATAGCTAAAATCAGCATACGTAACTTCCGGGCCATAAGGTCATTCGACTGGTCACCAAGACCGGGCTTTAACTGCCTACTTGGGTCGGGTGACAGCGGAAAATCATCAGTTTTGGAGGCGATCGCTTGGTGCCTATCCGCAAATGTTAATCGTAGTGCTACAGATGCGGATTTCTACAAGCTAGACCTGGAGATTCCGATCGAGATCTCTTTGACGCTCATTGATCTCCCGGAGCGGCTGTTGGCGTTTGAGCCGTTCGGGCCATACCACCGCGGCTTCAATCACGACACAGATGAAGTCGAGGACGAACCCGGCCCTGGTCTTGAAATCGCCTTTTCGGTTACTTTGCGGATCGATTGGACGATGCAGGGCCGCTGGTCATTGGATACCGACCGTATTGTTGTTGAAGCCGAACGCCATGCTATGGCTCTACGTATGCTTCGTCGGTTATCTTTGTTGCAACTTCAGGGCGATAACGCTTCACAACTGACCTTCGGCCGTGGCTCAGTGCTATTCAACTTGGCCGATGATCAGTTGGAGCTGAATGGTGCCTTGGCCAGCGCCGCACGCGCCGCGCGGGATGCCTTCGGAGGCGCCGCAAACGCCCAACTCAAGGATACCCTCGAACGTGTGCACCAGATCGCAGGTCATCTGGGGATCAACGCAGCCGCAAATGCAGTCGCCAGTCTCGATGCTTCTCAGGTGACCCTCCGACCGGGAAACGTCGTCCTGCAAGATCATTTGAGCATCCCGCTGACACGGCTCGGGCTCGGCTCCTCACGTCTTCTCATCGCCGGCCTTCAGCAGGAGGCCAAGGCCGGCGCCGATATCGGCCTGGTAGACGAATTGGAGTCGGGTCTTGAGCCGCACCGTATCGTTCGTCTGTTACAGACGCTGGGCGCTAAAAGCTCGGATCCAACATTTCAGGTTTTTGCGACAACACATTCGCCTGTTGTCGTTCGCGAGTTAAGTGTCGATCAGTTGGTTCGCGTACAGAATGTCGACGGAATAGTAAAAATGCCGCCCATGGATGCTGTAAGCAGCCTGCAAGGTACGCTGCGGAGCTATCCCGAAGCATTCCTTTCAACGTCTGTCATCGTGTGCGAGGGGGCGGGGGAAGTGGGTCTGATTCGTGGTCTCGATCTGCACCGTATCGACAAAGGCAAGTATTCTCTCTCTGCATATGGAACGGCATTGGTCAATGCCGGGGGCTGCGACAACATACTGGCGTGCGCGGAAGCGTTCCACAGTCTGGGCTATCGAGTGGCCATTCTCCGCGACGACGACAAACAGCCACATGCTGACCATGAAAACGCCTTGGTCGCAGGCGGCTGTCTATTAGCCAAATGGCCGCAAGGCTATGCTCTAGAGCACGCAGTTTTTCTCGGCTTGCCCGGTTCGCATGGCCTAGCTGTCGTGCGTCACGCGATCGAACTCTACGGTTTAGAGGCAATTGAGGATCAGGTTCGTAATCAACTGCCGAACGGCAGCGCTTTTGATTTCGAGTTGTCAGAATTGATAGGCGTACTAGATGATGCAGAGCGCCAGGCCTGTGCTAAAGCTGCAATGTCTCGTTCTAAGTCTTGGTTCAAGAAACGCGGTATAGGGGTGATGGAGACTATCGCATACGAAGTGATAGGTCCGGCGCTCGAAGATTGCGAACCTTGGATGAAGGATGAAATCTCTAAGCTGTTCGAATGGGCTGCAGATGCTTGA